In one window of Gemmatimonadales bacterium DNA:
- a CDS encoding divalent metal cation transporter produces MNEQFDSVSPRSKAAYPLAEGIPPDVLDAEADRLEALAQESWFRRLPVYLRLGGPGFLGAALTLGAGTMTAAMLSGARFGYSTLWIVWIAIGSGVFMMAAMARMMTRGGFLLIEKQHQHHGVVVSRILTAFVGLVVVAVVFNLGQVALGTHLIESLGAQAGVSLPQARNWPLYAVVTAWIALSYGRGGRRGTVAVENFMKAALGLMLAGFVACLFVVGVDWGAALRGLFVPWLPEGRVGIDLLIASSAAAVGVMDWVFFYYAGLAKGWGPRHEGLARVDIFAGLALPFLLVYFVIVAVFAATLHQAGGDLPQTAAQLSQALVPLLGERLAVLAFLVGLLAVPITTTVGMSIACAVGMHEAFGWKPDVRSWRWKACILLPQIALLGAFLPNPIGLIIVIAALLSLTNNIVGWSFYLLFNDRKVMGDQRSKSYFWNLGILVQVTLLNAVAIMWVLNRLGLWGA; encoded by the coding sequence GTGAACGAGCAATTCGACAGCGTCTCCCCTCGATCGAAGGCGGCGTACCCGCTGGCCGAGGGGATCCCTCCTGACGTGCTAGATGCCGAGGCGGATCGGTTGGAGGCACTTGCCCAGGAATCCTGGTTCCGTCGTCTCCCAGTCTATCTCCGCCTCGGCGGGCCTGGCTTTCTGGGTGCGGCCCTGACGCTCGGTGCCGGTACGATGACCGCCGCGATGCTGTCCGGGGCGCGGTTTGGCTACAGCACCCTGTGGATCGTCTGGATCGCGATCGGGTCCGGGGTGTTCATGATGGCAGCGATGGCCCGCATGATGACCCGCGGCGGGTTTCTCCTCATCGAGAAGCAGCATCAGCACCACGGTGTCGTCGTCTCCCGAATCCTCACGGCGTTCGTCGGACTCGTAGTGGTCGCCGTCGTCTTCAATCTCGGTCAGGTCGCGCTCGGTACCCATCTGATCGAATCGCTCGGCGCGCAGGCGGGGGTGTCGTTGCCGCAGGCGCGCAACTGGCCGCTCTACGCTGTCGTCACCGCGTGGATCGCGCTGAGTTACGGTCGCGGCGGCCGCCGAGGCACGGTGGCGGTCGAGAACTTCATGAAGGCGGCGCTTGGGCTCATGCTGGCGGGTTTCGTTGCCTGCCTGTTCGTCGTGGGCGTCGACTGGGGCGCGGCGCTCCGCGGCCTCTTCGTGCCGTGGTTGCCAGAGGGCAGGGTGGGCATCGACCTCTTGATCGCCTCGTCGGCCGCGGCGGTCGGTGTGATGGACTGGGTCTTCTTCTATTATGCTGGCTTGGCAAAGGGTTGGGGGCCGCGGCACGAGGGTCTGGCCCGGGTGGACATTTTTGCCGGGCTCGCGCTGCCGTTCCTGCTGGTGTACTTCGTCATCGTCGCGGTGTTTGCGGCCACGCTGCATCAGGCGGGGGGCGATCTGCCGCAGACCGCTGCTCAGCTTTCACAGGCGCTGGTGCCACTGCTCGGCGAGCGGCTGGCGGTGCTGGCGTTTCTCGTGGGCTTGCTGGCCGTGCCCATCACGACCACGGTCGGCATGAGCATCGCGTGCGCGGTCGGGATGCACGAGGCGTTCGGCTGGAAGCCGGATGTGCGCTCCTGGCGTTGGAAGGCCTGCATCCTCCTGCCGCAGATTGCGTTGCTGGGAGCGTTCCTGCCGAACCCGATTGGCCTGATCATCGTGATTGCGGCGCTCTTATCCCTGACAAACAACATCGTCGGCTGGTCGTTCTATCTGCTCTTCAACGATCGGAAGGTGATGGGCGACCAGCGGTCGAAGTCCTACTTCTGGAATCTGGGTATCCTGGTGCAGGTCACCCTCCTCAACGCGGTCGCTATCATGTGGGTCCTGAATCGTCTTGGTCTCTGGGGGGCATAG